In one Bacillus thuringiensis genomic region, the following are encoded:
- a CDS encoding zinc-finger domain-containing protein — MDKKQLITEVNDLLETYCEGCFLREHNRKTNSKYYAHSFCIRQCTVGETLKKYGEQLS, encoded by the coding sequence GTGGATAAAAAGCAACTCATTACAGAGGTAAATGACTTATTAGAAACGTATTGTGAAGGGTGTTTTTTGCGAGAACATAATCGAAAGACGAATAGTAAGTATTACGCTCATTCATTTTGTATCAGGCAATGTACAGTTGGAGAAACGTTGAAAAAGTATGGAGAACAGCTGTCATGA
- a CDS encoding DUF2564 family protein codes for MGSEVNDFEEVKFRVETAQKMVGSATISMDPDTLEHATTAVEAARSQLEIMKSVATDLDEPFLMNEEKKLSQCEHQLNEAKH; via the coding sequence ATGGGATCAGAAGTAAATGATTTTGAAGAAGTGAAATTTCGTGTAGAAACAGCACAAAAAATGGTAGGATCAGCAACAATTTCAATGGATCCAGATACATTAGAGCATGCTACTACTGCTGTAGAAGCCGCTCGCTCTCAGCTTGAAATTATGAAGTCTGTTGCAACAGATTTAGATGAGCCGTTTCTGATGAATGAGGAAAAAAAATTAAGTCAATGCGAGCATCAATTAAATGAAGCGAAGCACTAA
- the cspB gene encoding cold shock-like protein CspB, with protein sequence MQGKVKWFNNEKGFGFIEMEGADDVFVHFSAIQGDGYKALEEGQEVSFDITEGNRGPQAANVVKL encoded by the coding sequence ATGCAAGGAAAAGTAAAATGGTTTAACAACGAAAAAGGTTTTGGATTTATCGAAATGGAAGGCGCTGACGATGTATTCGTACATTTCTCTGCTATTCAAGGAGACGGCTACAAAGCTTTAGAAGAAGGTCAAGAAGTATCTTTCGATATTACTGAAGGTAACCGCGGACCTCAAGCTGCTAACGTAGTAAAACTTTAA
- a CDS encoding YqcI/YcgG family protein — MNKSYLLDNEGMRTRTDIPDWVAKEFEIFSSVVLEPTFPCYFGLTALKKNELRYSFLSHNDWSHLPHTMLSFLELMKERPIVRRGFFLFVEPECEEQSLEYYRDSFWKVLQYLHENDNQAWPKQIPEDPDHYLWEFSFGGEPIFAFGNAPAYKKRKTRYLGNSLVIGFQPRTIFDGLEGDHPKGAYSRQMVRERVEKWDQLPKHPNISHYGDPEHREWKQYFIGDDVELIKGKCPFLHRIEK; from the coding sequence ATGAATAAGTCTTACTTATTAGACAATGAAGGAATGAGAACGAGAACCGATATACCGGATTGGGTTGCAAAAGAATTTGAGATTTTTTCAAGTGTCGTGTTAGAACCAACTTTTCCATGTTATTTCGGTTTAACAGCTTTGAAAAAGAATGAACTTCGTTATTCATTTCTTTCTCATAATGATTGGAGTCATTTGCCACATACAATGTTATCTTTTTTAGAGTTAATGAAAGAGAGGCCGATTGTAAGAAGGGGCTTTTTCCTTTTTGTAGAACCGGAATGTGAAGAACAATCACTCGAATATTACCGTGATTCCTTTTGGAAAGTGTTACAGTATTTACATGAAAACGATAATCAAGCATGGCCAAAGCAAATTCCTGAAGATCCAGACCATTATTTATGGGAATTTTCATTTGGTGGTGAGCCAATATTCGCATTTGGAAATGCGCCAGCTTATAAAAAACGAAAAACTAGATATTTAGGGAATTCACTCGTTATTGGGTTTCAGCCACGCACTATTTTTGATGGATTAGAGGGAGATCATCCTAAAGGAGCATATTCAAGACAAATGGTCCGTGAGCGAGTTGAAAAGTGGGATCAATTGCCGAAACATCCTAACATTAGTCATTATGGTGACCCAGAGCATCGCGAATGGAAACAATATTTCATAGGAGACGATGTAGAGCTAATAAAAGGGAAATGTCCTTTTCTTCATAGGATAGAAAAGTAA
- a CDS encoding LysE family transporter, with amino-acid sequence MFGAIIQQIVLGISLAAPVGPINIEMLKRGIERGFWHAWVVGIGGMTADVLFMLLIYFGLSSVFMYTYVQAFMYCTGFFLLFYLGFQSVKQGIFHSNMEYKKEEVGGLKQSFMAGFLIAISNPLNLVFWFGIYGSTLSSLLTKVTKQEAFLYSLCIIAGIILWNLNIAFSVHFGRTLLKPKALGYITAGAGIILVCYSIHFAYKALQLFT; translated from the coding sequence ATGTTTGGAGCAATTATACAGCAAATCGTATTAGGTATATCATTGGCTGCGCCAGTAGGGCCAATTAATATTGAAATGTTAAAACGAGGAATCGAACGTGGGTTTTGGCACGCTTGGGTTGTTGGAATTGGCGGAATGACTGCAGATGTTTTATTTATGCTTCTCATTTATTTCGGTTTATCTTCTGTGTTTATGTATACATATGTACAAGCCTTCATGTATTGCACGGGTTTTTTCTTGTTATTTTATTTAGGATTTCAAAGTGTAAAACAAGGAATTTTCCACTCGAATATGGAATATAAAAAAGAAGAGGTAGGTGGCCTTAAGCAATCGTTTATGGCAGGATTTTTAATTGCGATATCCAATCCATTAAATCTTGTTTTTTGGTTTGGTATATACGGAAGTACACTTAGCTCATTACTTACGAAGGTAACGAAACAAGAAGCTTTTTTATACAGTCTTTGCATTATTGCTGGTATTATTTTATGGAATTTAAATATTGCTTTTTCTGTACATTTTGGAAGAACTTTATTAAAACCAAAAGCGCTTGGCTACATAACAGCCGGAGCAGGTATTATTTTAGTATGTTACTCTATACATTTTGCATACAAAGCTTTACAGTTGTTCACATAA
- a CDS encoding sterol desaturase family protein translates to MKKVGKEFFLQHDIVIMYSILFIFIIILKMQFFTWFGMLACMVGIAFYTLNEYMTHRFLFHIKPPKNTFLLKMLRRLHYDHHVYPDDLKLLFLPVWFSIPSFTIYLLIAYGITKSVTITLSFGIGMIIMLLVYEWKHYIAHRPIRPVTKFGRWLKKQHILHHYKNEKFWFGVSNPVFDFIFGTLKDGKEVELSETARNLEKEKKTKVVR, encoded by the coding sequence ATGAAGAAAGTGGGGAAAGAGTTCTTTTTACAACATGATATCGTTATTATGTATAGCATTCTATTTATTTTCATTATTATTTTAAAAATGCAATTTTTTACGTGGTTTGGTATGTTAGCATGTATGGTTGGGATTGCTTTCTATACACTTAATGAATATATGACACATCGTTTTTTATTCCATATAAAGCCACCTAAAAACACATTTCTATTAAAAATGTTAAGAAGATTGCATTATGATCACCACGTATATCCAGATGATTTAAAACTTTTGTTTTTACCTGTTTGGTTTAGTATACCTAGTTTTACTATATATTTGCTTATAGCATATGGTATTACAAAAAGTGTTACTATTACACTTTCATTTGGAATCGGAATGATTATTATGCTACTCGTTTACGAATGGAAACATTATATTGCCCATAGACCGATTCGTCCCGTCACTAAGTTTGGAAGATGGTTAAAAAAACAACATATATTACACCATTATAAAAACGAAAAGTTTTGGTTCGGTGTTTCAAATCCAGTATTCGATTTTATATTTGGAACACTTAAAGACGGAAAAGAGGTTGAGTTAAGCGAAACAGCTCGTAATTTAGAAAAGGAAAAAAAGACAAAAGTAGTGCGTTAA
- a CDS encoding DUF485 domain-containing protein, with the protein MKRDDTSARKLQNEVNYTEVVQSEEFQLLLNTKKKFIVPMSIFFLSFFIALPILTSYSKVLNTPAFGDVTWAWVFAFAQFIMTWSLCMIYSKKAESFDKISQNILQDMQKGRG; encoded by the coding sequence ATGAAACGAGATGATACGTCAGCACGTAAGTTGCAAAATGAGGTGAATTATACAGAGGTTGTTCAGTCAGAAGAATTTCAATTGCTATTAAATACGAAAAAGAAGTTCATCGTTCCAATGAGTATTTTCTTTTTAAGTTTTTTTATTGCGTTACCTATATTAACATCGTATTCAAAGGTACTCAATACACCGGCATTCGGTGATGTTACGTGGGCATGGGTATTTGCATTTGCTCAATTTATTATGACGTGGTCATTATGTATGATTTACAGCAAAAAAGCGGAATCCTTTGATAAAATCTCACAAAACATTCTGCAAGATATGCAAAAAGGGAGGGGATGA
- a CDS encoding solute symporter family protein — translation MNVTAFALFLIIVLGTLVITYFASKKTKNASEFYTAGGGLTGWQNGLAIAGDYMSAASFLGIAGAIALTGFDGFFYSIGFLVAYLVVLYLVAEPLRNLGKYTLADMIAARFDAKKVRGVAALNTMTISIFYMIAQLVGAGALIKLLLGIEYTTSVLIVGTLMTVYVIFGGMTATSWVQIVKAVLLMAGTFIISVIVFAKFNFSVTEMFAQMKTATPLKDSFLNPGVKYKDGLDTLSLNLGLVLGTAGLPHILVRFFTVRDAKTARQSVVYATWLIGAFYIMTIFLGFGAAAFVGNEAIIKANPAGNMAAPLLAKALGGDFLFAFVSAIAFATILAVVAGLVLTAASAFAHDFYNEIIRKGKSTEKEQVSMARYASIGVAVLSIILALFAQTLNVAFLVSLAFAVAASANLPVILFTIYWKRFNTAGAISGMIVGLVSAIVLVALSPNVWNPVAGKAIFVGEAIFPYTTPGIISIPLGFLAAYLGTILSSKKEDAAKFDEILVKSNTGHGISDASSH, via the coding sequence TTGAATGTAACCGCTTTTGCACTATTTTTAATCATCGTACTTGGTACACTCGTCATAACTTATTTTGCATCGAAGAAAACGAAAAATGCGAGTGAGTTTTATACGGCTGGAGGGGGATTAACTGGTTGGCAAAATGGTCTGGCTATTGCGGGAGATTATATGTCTGCTGCGTCCTTTCTTGGTATAGCTGGGGCGATCGCGTTAACTGGGTTTGATGGGTTCTTTTATAGCATCGGTTTTTTAGTTGCATACTTAGTTGTATTATACTTAGTTGCAGAGCCGCTTCGAAATTTAGGAAAGTACACGTTAGCAGATATGATTGCAGCGCGTTTTGATGCGAAAAAAGTTCGCGGAGTTGCAGCGCTTAATACGATGACGATTTCGATTTTTTATATGATTGCACAATTAGTTGGGGCTGGTGCACTTATTAAATTATTATTAGGAATCGAATATACGACATCTGTTTTAATCGTTGGTACATTAATGACAGTGTACGTTATTTTTGGCGGAATGACTGCGACGAGCTGGGTTCAAATTGTAAAGGCTGTATTACTTATGGCTGGTACATTTATTATTTCTGTTATCGTTTTCGCAAAATTTAATTTTAGTGTGACTGAAATGTTCGCACAAATGAAGACAGCTACACCGTTAAAAGACTCGTTTTTAAACCCAGGAGTAAAGTATAAAGATGGCCTTGATACGCTATCTTTAAATTTAGGACTAGTTCTTGGTACAGCTGGATTACCACATATTCTTGTTCGCTTCTTTACAGTTCGTGATGCAAAAACAGCACGTCAATCTGTAGTATACGCGACGTGGTTAATTGGCGCATTTTATATTATGACAATTTTCTTAGGATTTGGGGCAGCGGCATTTGTAGGGAATGAGGCAATTATTAAAGCAAATCCTGCTGGTAATATGGCAGCACCTTTATTAGCGAAAGCGTTAGGTGGAGATTTCTTATTTGCTTTCGTATCAGCCATTGCTTTTGCAACGATTTTAGCTGTAGTGGCAGGCCTTGTATTAACAGCAGCGTCAGCCTTTGCACATGATTTTTATAATGAAATTATTCGCAAGGGGAAATCAACGGAAAAAGAGCAAGTTTCAATGGCTCGCTATGCGTCTATTGGAGTAGCGGTATTATCCATTATACTAGCGTTATTTGCTCAAACATTGAACGTAGCATTTTTAGTTTCATTAGCATTTGCAGTTGCAGCGAGTGCAAACTTACCAGTTATATTATTCACAATATATTGGAAGCGTTTCAATACAGCGGGTGCCATCTCTGGTATGATTGTTGGTCTCGTATCAGCTATTGTTCTCGTAGCGTTAAGTCCGAATGTTTGGAATCCTGTAGCTGGAAAAGCTATATTTGTTGGAGAAGCGATATTCCCATATACGACACCTGGAATTATTTCGATCCCGCTCGGATTCCTTGCAGCGTATTTAGGGACCATTTTATCTAGTAAGAAAGAAGATGCGGCGAAGTTTGATGAAATTCTTGTGAAATCTAATACTGGTCATGGTATTAGTGATGCGTCTTCACATTAA
- a CDS encoding aspartate aminotransferase family protein translates to MKTKQTDELLAKDEQYVWHGMRPFSPNNTMVGAKAEGCWVEDIQGKRYLDGMSGLWCVNSGYGRKELAEAAYKQLQTLSYFPMSQSHEPAIKLAEKLNEWLGGEYVIFFSNSGSEANETAFKIARQYYAQKGEAHRYKFMSRYRGYHGNTMATMAATGQAQRRYQYEPFASGFLHVTPPDCYRMPGIERENIYDVECVKEVDRVMTWELSETIAAFIMEPIITGGGILMPPQDYMKAVHETCQKHGALLISDEVICGFGRTGKAFGFMNYDVKPDIITMAKGITSAYLPLSATAVKKEIYEAFKGKGEYEFFRHINTFGGNPAACALALKNLEIMENENLVERSAQMGSLLLEQLKEEIGEHPLVGDIRGKGLLVGIELVNDKETKEPIDNDKIASVVNACKEKGLIIGRNGMTTAGYNNVLTLAPPLVISSEEIAFVVGTLKTAMERI, encoded by the coding sequence ATGAAAACGAAACAGACTGATGAATTATTAGCAAAAGATGAGCAATATGTTTGGCACGGAATGCGTCCCTTTAGTCCAAATAATACAATGGTAGGGGCAAAAGCAGAAGGGTGCTGGGTTGAAGATATACAAGGGAAAAGATATTTAGATGGTATGAGTGGTCTTTGGTGTGTGAATAGTGGATACGGCAGAAAAGAGCTCGCAGAGGCAGCTTATAAGCAATTACAAACATTATCATACTTTCCGATGTCACAATCGCATGAACCGGCTATAAAGCTTGCAGAAAAATTAAATGAGTGGCTTGGAGGAGAGTATGTTATTTTCTTCTCTAATAGTGGTTCGGAAGCGAACGAAACAGCTTTTAAAATAGCAAGGCAATACTATGCGCAAAAAGGTGAAGCACATCGTTATAAATTTATGTCACGTTACCGCGGGTATCATGGAAATACAATGGCAACGATGGCAGCGACGGGACAAGCACAGCGTAGATATCAATATGAGCCATTTGCTTCAGGCTTTTTACATGTAACGCCGCCAGATTGCTATCGTATGCCTGGAATAGAAAGAGAGAACATTTATGATGTAGAATGTGTGAAAGAAGTAGATCGCGTTATGACATGGGAATTAAGTGAAACGATTGCAGCTTTTATTATGGAACCAATTATTACGGGTGGAGGCATTTTAATGCCACCACAAGACTATATGAAAGCTGTTCATGAGACGTGTCAAAAACACGGTGCCTTGCTCATAAGCGATGAAGTGATTTGTGGTTTCGGACGTACAGGAAAAGCATTTGGATTTATGAATTATGATGTGAAGCCAGATATCATTACGATGGCAAAAGGGATTACGAGCGCATATTTACCGTTATCAGCAACAGCTGTGAAAAAAGAAATATATGAAGCATTTAAAGGGAAGGGAGAATATGAATTCTTCCGTCATATTAATACATTTGGTGGAAATCCAGCGGCTTGTGCATTAGCACTTAAAAACTTAGAAATTATGGAAAATGAAAATTTAGTTGAGCGCTCTGCACAAATGGGCTCGCTTTTATTAGAGCAATTAAAAGAAGAAATTGGAGAGCATCCACTTGTTGGGGATATTAGAGGAAAAGGTTTACTAGTTGGAATTGAGCTAGTAAATGATAAAGAGACGAAAGAGCCAATTGATAACGACAAAATTGCAAGTGTTGTAAATGCTTGTAAAGAAAAAGGGTTAATTATAGGGCGAAACGGTATGACAACAGCAGGATACAATAACGTCTTAACATTAGCACCACCGCTTGTTATTTCGAGTGAAGAAATCGCTTTTGTTGTTGGAACGTTGAAGACAGCGATGGAACGCATTTAA
- a CDS encoding DUF3986 family protein gives MEKYDPSQHYHIGYYEDGYDLEVTAYKRINEPVWDAYIPHYEADGFYKKVEEMKLGEYIDDYGIKVYSFSNDIDDEEARTIFEKWLKKHEIV, from the coding sequence ATGGAGAAATATGATCCTAGTCAACATTATCACATCGGATATTATGAAGATGGATATGATTTGGAAGTGACAGCGTACAAAAGAATAAATGAACCAGTTTGGGATGCTTATATTCCGCACTATGAGGCAGACGGTTTTTATAAGAAAGTGGAGGAAATGAAACTAGGCGAATATATAGATGATTATGGCATTAAGGTGTATTCATTTAGTAATGATATCGATGATGAAGAAGCTCGAACTATTTTTGAAAAATGGTTAAAAAAGCACGAGATTGTTTAA
- a CDS encoding cation:proton antiporter gives MEFEFFFQIALILLSTKLAGDLSVRLGQPSVLGKLIVGIVIGPAILGWIENSELLTQLSNVGVILLMFMAGLETDLDELNANRNSSLAVALGGIILPFVGGYVSGLVMGMEQGNAVFLGLLLCATSVSISVQTLRDLGKMKTRESTTMLGAAVFDDILVVILLAFAMSFLGTDDVNLTMIILKKVVFFASIILIGWKGVPAIMRWLSPLRVSESIVSAALIICFSFAYFGELLGIAGIIGAFAAGIAISQTNYKHEVEKKVEPIAYAMFVPVFFVSIGMNITFDGIGNQIWFILALTVIAVLTKLIGCGVGARMTGFDAKSSAIIGSGMVSRGEVALIIAGTGLSSGLLAQDYFTAIVIVVILTTMITPPMLKYTFGAKDKAMNESK, from the coding sequence ATGGAATTCGAATTTTTCTTTCAAATTGCACTTATTTTATTAAGTACAAAACTTGCTGGTGATCTTAGTGTTAGATTAGGTCAACCTTCTGTGCTAGGTAAATTAATTGTCGGTATCGTTATCGGCCCAGCTATATTAGGTTGGATTGAAAATTCAGAGCTTCTAACACAATTAAGTAATGTCGGTGTTATTCTTTTAATGTTTATGGCAGGACTTGAAACAGACTTAGATGAATTAAACGCAAATCGCAATTCTTCTTTAGCAGTTGCACTCGGGGGTATCATTCTTCCATTCGTAGGTGGTTACGTTTCCGGTCTTGTTATGGGAATGGAACAAGGAAACGCTGTATTCTTAGGGTTACTTCTGTGCGCGACAAGTGTTAGTATTTCCGTTCAAACACTTCGTGATTTAGGTAAAATGAAAACACGTGAGAGTACGACGATGCTTGGAGCCGCTGTATTTGATGATATTCTTGTTGTTATTTTATTAGCATTCGCAATGAGCTTCTTAGGCACTGATGATGTTAACTTAACAATGATTATCTTGAAGAAAGTAGTATTCTTCGCTTCTATTATTTTAATTGGATGGAAAGGTGTACCAGCGATTATGCGTTGGTTATCACCACTACGCGTATCTGAGTCTATCGTGAGCGCAGCTCTTATCATCTGTTTCTCATTCGCATATTTCGGCGAATTATTAGGAATTGCTGGTATTATTGGTGCTTTCGCTGCTGGTATTGCAATTTCTCAAACAAACTACAAACATGAAGTAGAAAAGAAAGTAGAACCAATTGCTTACGCTATGTTCGTTCCAGTATTCTTCGTTAGTATCGGTATGAATATTACATTTGACGGTATTGGCAATCAAATTTGGTTCATCCTAGCATTAACAGTAATCGCTGTATTAACAAAACTAATTGGTTGTGGTGTTGGTGCACGCATGACTGGATTTGATGCAAAGTCTTCTGCAATTATCGGTTCTGGTATGGTTTCTCGTGGTGAAGTTGCACTTATCATCGCAGGAACAGGACTCTCTTCAGGTCTATTAGCACAAGATTACTTTACAGCAATCGTTATTGTCGTTATTTTAACTACAATGATTACACCACCAATGTTAAAATACACTTTTGGTGCTAAAGATAAAGCAATGAATGAAAGCAAGTAA
- a CDS encoding MerR family transcriptional regulator, producing MLLNKRFTIGEMAKMHNIAESTLRYYDEKGIFHPSIVDPQTNYRYYTIDQFSLLDTIKFLRQLNIPLKEIKKYIDERNPAYALNLLEKQQEMMLKKQREIEYALAKMEHRIHLIKEATKAKAEQMVIKEIPQRKITAIAVAPNTTDDMFEYYIHSLQKNMRQMDDSLFSGDIGVTVAKKGLMQNEFQAYSSVFILLDYMPYEVHTSDEIKEGLYACSYHHGPYEETDATYKELLTYIDKEGYEVHGDSIEIGLIDWSVTEDPEEQVTEIQIPIMKKQSNKL from the coding sequence ATGTTATTAAATAAACGTTTTACAATTGGAGAAATGGCAAAAATGCATAATATCGCAGAATCTACATTAAGGTATTATGATGAAAAAGGAATTTTTCATCCGTCCATTGTTGATCCTCAAACGAATTATCGTTATTATACAATCGATCAATTTTCACTGTTAGATACGATTAAATTTTTACGCCAGTTAAATATTCCGTTAAAGGAAATTAAGAAATATATTGATGAAAGAAATCCAGCATACGCACTCAATTTACTGGAAAAACAACAAGAGATGATGCTGAAGAAACAAAGAGAAATTGAGTATGCTTTGGCGAAAATGGAGCATAGAATTCATTTAATTAAGGAAGCAACAAAAGCAAAAGCTGAACAAATGGTAATAAAAGAGATCCCGCAGCGAAAAATAACAGCTATTGCGGTTGCCCCGAATACGACGGATGATATGTTTGAGTACTACATTCATTCGTTGCAAAAAAATATGAGGCAAATGGATGATAGCTTATTTTCTGGAGATATTGGTGTAACTGTTGCGAAAAAAGGGTTAATGCAAAATGAGTTTCAAGCATATAGCAGTGTATTTATTCTTTTGGATTATATGCCGTATGAAGTGCATACTTCAGATGAAATTAAAGAAGGTTTATATGCTTGTTCTTATCATCATGGACCGTATGAAGAAACAGATGCAACGTACAAGGAGTTACTTACATACATTGATAAAGAAGGTTACGAAGTACATGGAGATTCGATTGAGATTGGATTGATTGATTGGTCTGTAACAGAAGATCCTGAGGAGCAAGTAACAGAAATTCAAATTCCTATAATGAAAAAACAAAGCAATAAGTTATAG
- a CDS encoding MATE family efflux transporter, whose translation MEATEKLREKPIKSLFISYLIPAVLGMVLMSVNIVIDAVMISRGVGANGLAGVNVAIPAFSIFFSISLWIGMGGATLYSIALGENKRERARSIFTQSMTVAVVIVGVLAAICLWRIEDLAYLFGANEVILPYALDYLHVLLTFGMIYVLENILSTFIRNDGNPNLAMAGLVVTAVLNIVFDYIFIFIFGWGVTGAASATILSAAIGFLVLLTHFFRKSSILKWTKFHFEWDTVKQIMVIGFPSFTAESTVAIVTIGFNIAFVQYAGEVGVASYAMVNSIHAMTLLLFFGVGAALQPIASFHYGANLSERLREGLKFAVKIAVVLGGFAIIVGLFFGKYIIGLFDVQSPELLELTLTGISLFFIQYVFLGYNIVYGEYFQSVRQTKKSVLIIMSRGLLFIIPLLWIMPKLFGINGIWLVMPVAEVMTAVIVFTMNRMKHPVPLNMAGEKEAI comes from the coding sequence ATGGAAGCAACAGAAAAATTAAGAGAAAAACCAATTAAAAGTTTATTTATTTCTTATTTAATACCAGCCGTCCTCGGAATGGTATTAATGTCAGTGAATATTGTAATTGATGCGGTTATGATTAGTAGAGGAGTTGGGGCGAACGGTTTAGCAGGAGTGAACGTGGCTATTCCAGCCTTTTCGATTTTCTTCTCTATTTCATTATGGATTGGAATGGGCGGGGCAACGTTATATTCCATTGCATTAGGTGAAAATAAACGAGAGAGAGCGAGGTCTATTTTTACTCAATCAATGACGGTAGCAGTTGTTATCGTAGGTGTTTTAGCAGCGATTTGCTTATGGAGAATAGAAGATTTAGCATACTTATTTGGTGCAAATGAAGTAATTTTACCATATGCGTTAGACTATTTACACGTATTATTAACATTTGGAATGATATACGTTTTAGAAAATATTTTAAGTACATTTATACGAAATGATGGAAATCCTAATTTAGCAATGGCTGGTCTTGTTGTAACGGCTGTATTAAATATAGTGTTTGACTATATCTTTATTTTTATCTTTGGATGGGGCGTAACAGGTGCTGCCTCAGCGACTATTCTTTCGGCAGCGATTGGTTTCCTTGTATTATTAACCCATTTCTTTAGAAAAAGTAGTATTTTAAAGTGGACGAAATTTCATTTTGAATGGGATACTGTCAAACAAATTATGGTGATTGGTTTCCCAAGTTTTACAGCAGAAAGTACGGTTGCAATCGTAACGATTGGTTTTAATATCGCATTTGTCCAATATGCAGGAGAAGTAGGAGTAGCTTCCTATGCGATGGTGAATAGTATTCATGCAATGACATTACTATTATTCTTTGGTGTTGGAGCAGCATTACAGCCAATTGCTAGTTTCCATTACGGGGCAAATTTATCAGAGAGACTTCGTGAAGGATTGAAGTTTGCTGTGAAAATTGCTGTTGTCCTCGGAGGCTTTGCGATAATTGTCGGATTATTCTTTGGGAAATATATCATTGGTTTATTTGATGTTCAATCTCCAGAATTATTGGAGTTAACCTTAACAGGTATTAGTTTATTCTTTATCCAATACGTATTTTTAGGTTATAACATTGTGTATGGAGAGTACTTCCAATCAGTGCGACAAACGAAGAAATCAGTACTTATTATAATGAGCCGAGGATTACTATTTATTATTCCATTGTTATGGATTATGCCGAAATTATTTGGTATAAATGGAATTTGGCTCGTTATGCCAGTTGCAGAAGTAATGACAGCGGTTATCGTATTTACGATGAATCGTATGAAACATCCTGTGCCATTAAATATGGCAGGAGAGAAAGAAGCGATATGA
- a CDS encoding DUF421 domain-containing protein, whose amino-acid sequence MLLFLCNVSFFFILFLLSLKLLGKSALAQLTPHDFGAIIFLSYLAFQAIPVSGALQAFLGMVVITCLHLLLTKLSLFNKLNRFILGHPIILIKHGDIIFENLQKSRYPIAELLSNLRVAGYPSVHEIEYAILEANGAISILPKRELVPLTPKDLNIEVKYAGLPIALIVDSQIQYDNLKLIHKDEKWLYKELKEKGITNIKNVAFASVQETDGSFAISLKE is encoded by the coding sequence TTGCTTCTCTTTTTATGTAACGTGTCGTTCTTTTTCATCTTATTTTTACTATCGCTTAAGTTACTCGGTAAATCCGCGTTAGCGCAACTAACTCCTCATGATTTTGGGGCTATAATTTTTTTATCTTATTTAGCTTTCCAGGCCATACCCGTCTCTGGTGCTTTACAAGCATTTCTCGGTATGGTTGTTATCACATGTTTACATTTACTCCTTACAAAATTAAGCCTATTCAACAAACTAAATCGTTTTATTCTCGGACACCCTATCATTTTAATTAAACATGGTGATATTATTTTTGAGAACTTACAAAAAAGTAGATACCCCATTGCAGAATTGCTTTCTAATCTTCGCGTTGCAGGATATCCAAGTGTTCATGAAATTGAATACGCTATTTTAGAAGCGAACGGCGCTATTAGTATTTTACCAAAAAGAGAACTTGTACCATTAACTCCAAAAGATTTAAACATAGAAGTTAAGTATGCTGGATTACCAATTGCACTTATCGTCGATTCACAAATTCAATATGATAACTTAAAGTTAATACATAAAGATGAAAAATGGTTATATAAAGAATTAAAAGAAAAAGGAATTACAAATATTAAAAACGTTGCCTTTGCTTCTGTTCAAGAAACGGATGGATCTTTTGCGATTAGTTTAAAGGAATAA